In the genome of Podospora pseudocomata strain CBS 415.72m chromosome 7, whole genome shotgun sequence, the window GCTTCGATAAGAGAAAGCGCAAACCCTGGGGGCAACCTGGACAGTCACTGGATCATCAAAGGCCGAGGGTCCCCGAAGGCGAAAACGATTACCTATTGCCCGCCTTATTTCACCGGAAATCGTAGAACAGCCGGTCGCCGTGTGTTGTCGACGGGTAACGAGAAACGGGAGGCGGCCAGAAGCCGGGAactgacaacaacaaaataACAACAAACCCCGGCCCGTACTGCCTTTTGACCGCACACTCCGCAGTAACCTACCTGGGTATCATCAGTCAGTCCCCTGTCCCGATCACTTGTGGGCTGGTGGGGATTCCTCGTTGCTCCAGGTCGGCTGGTGTCccattctgctgctgcccagcGTTCAGCAACCGCAAGCACCCATTCGCAAGGACCCAGCATCTACACTACATACATACCAAGCATCGGCTCAATTCACGCAGTGCCTGCCTGTTGTCTGAGGTGGCCTTCCAAAGCAAGCCACTCCATAAGTGATAACTCGCCTGGACCACGCGtcaaaaaagacaaaagacaGCAAGCAGTACACGCCTCTGAGGACATCTCAACAGGCCTTCAAGGTCAAATAACATATTGTATTTACACCTTCACCGACTTCCAGTAATTACCAGCCATTTTGTGCAGGACGTGCCTGCCCAGGCTcagcacatcctcctccacacagGGCTCCACTCATCTTGTCAACGATTCGAGAAcgtcaacccctccctctcattCACTTTCGTCCACGCGCACCATCACAGTGGGTAGCCTGAACTGGGGTGACCACCCTTCATCTGTTGCAACTGGAGAATTATACCGGCCCTGCTAGGTTTGGACCATACAGCTTACCGGTACCCCATCTATCTCATTTCCCACTCACCACACCTGTATAAAATTCGCGTCCTCCCGCACTAAGCTCGATTTTCCCTCGCGCATTTCTCAAGAGGGCGGCTCCCGACTTCAGTCTGCACGTCAATCAGCATCTGGAACGTGCCTCTCTTTTCGCAGAGGCGACAGGCTTCATCACCACACAgcatcctccatcatcacaagcTGTTTACATACATCAGCGACGACAAGCCGCCGTCGTCGATCAACAGAGTCAGTCCTCAGCAAAGCACAAACCTTAAAACAGACCCATCAAGCTATCCCGTACTGTCGAGAGGGAGAGCCACTTTTCTAGCCCTTTTAGCGCCTTCGCCCTGAAAAGAGAATCGTGCAGTggcagagggagagaggcACTGGGCGCATTTTAGCCAAACTTTTTTTCCGCCAAGGGTGGATCTCTTGAAAGTCAGAACCATCCTTGTCTGGTGACTGGATTGATCTGCTTGGTGGACGCCTATCAACAAGCCCCCATCGAGTCAAGTACAAGGACCCTGGTTCTGCGGAGTCCCCTCAGAGCTACCAAGAGGAAGACCGTCTGGGCCCAACAAAGCTAAATAAGAGCGCCAGCATCGCCGGTCCTCGAGCTATCAGGTGCCGGGTCATCGACGATTCATCAAGGCTACAGCCCTCTACCCCTTGTCTGTCTGAACGCCTTAATACATTgttcccgccgccgcccgctACTTGGGACGAAAGCAGCCATCTTTCAATCCGCCAGACCTCCCGCTTTAcgcctccaccagcagctcGCTTCACGCCGATTCCACCCAGACGGGAGTATGCTTAGGGAGCTTCCACCACAGCAGGCTACATCACTCCCCCGCCCTGGCCAGGAACAGCTGCCAGGCAAACAGCATATGGAACGCACTGCCGACTATTCAGGTTTGCCATCGCCTTATCCTAGTACCGTCGGCGACGCCCAATCTGAGGCCTCTTCTGTAGATCCTGCTACGGTTGCATCGACAACATATTCTCAGCAGCCAGAAGTGAGGTCAGCAACCGCGTACCCGGCAGCAGGCACGCCAACTTCTTCAGAGTACAGCGTGTATCCTCCTCACTCGGCCCGGTCTGCCAACGGCACTTTTCCGGACACCCATCTCCAGCGTTCCTACCACCCGGCCAGCAACCACCAAGGCAGCAGTGGAGGTATGGCGCAAACACCAACCAGTCCGTTGCCTTTACAAGATGGGCGTAGCCATCACAACCCGCAGCAAGCCAGATCTGACAGCGGAGTACCTATAGATCCATCAATCGCCGCAGCAAGCCCGACGACGTATTCTCATCCGCAATATTCGCCCTACGCCGCTCCCCATCAAGACATGTCCCACCAATACGCCCACTCGGGTGTTTACCAGACAAGTCGACCAGATTGGGCCACCTATCAGTCCCCTGGCGGGGTTATGGCCGGAGGCCACCACGCTGTCTTCGCCCCATCAGCATCGGCAGCTGCTCAACCACGACCTAATCAGGTGAGTTTGGTGTGTCTTCCTTTCCAGAACACCACTTCGCGCTCGAAGAGATGCGGCGGGTATGGGACCATggtgtgtttttttttggggggggggaggacgcTCCGGCATCGGACTCTGCTGGTGATCTTGTTGTCTGTGGAATCGACGTGGCTCCACTTGTAAGCAGGCAATcaggggtttggaggggggtcgAGAACAACGATCGGAATGGCACAGAGGTTGAAAGATTGGGAAACGACAGTTTGCTAACGGCTGTGGCGCAGGTGTACTCATTCGTGCCAATTCCGGGCGCGCAACAACATAAACGCCCTCGGAGAAGATATGAAGAAATCGAGCGCATGTATAAGTGCGGGTGGAATGGGTGCGAAAAGGCCTATGGGACACTCAACCATCTCAATGCGCATGTCACCATGCAGGGTCATGGAAACAAGAGGACTCCTGAAGGTATGTGTGTCTTTTCATTGTGTTGCTCAATTTAGTGCCGCACCAGCGCGCGCTTGTTTTGGTTTCCCGAGTTTTGGTTCCCTTTGGCGTTGCGTCCTTGCGGGCTAGCGCTGTGTCGAACCGGCCTGTTGGTATTCAATAACAACGCCATGTCCCGACTGATAACTAACTTGTGCGCCTCGTAGAATTCAAGGAAATACGTAAAGAGTGGAAGGCgcgcaagaaggaggaggaagctcAAAGGAAGGCGGAAGAAGAGCGTCAACGCCAGGctgccgcctccgccgctgCTGCGCAAGGCACGGCGGATTCCTCCGTCGCCGACGGTGCCCAACCAGCCACCACATATTCGGGTTCGAGGGCCGTTCAGCTCCCGCCGATTGGCTACGGTCCTGCTCAGTaccctgcccctccttcgGCGGGCATGCAGCAGCCCCTTTCCGAGTACCAGAGCGCTGCTCACGTCTACCCCAGCTACTCGCCCCCTACGTACGGTCAAACATCTCAGCCAATGTATAACCAGCGTATGTAACCCTGATCGGGCATGCTGTCGGCAATGTTGCATTCTAACACACTGCTTTGCTGAAGACAACGGCGGCCAAAACAACCACtagagggaggaggctttgCGATGGAGTGGAGCAGGTTATGACGATGGCACAATGCCACCATGGAGCTGAATGCTCGAGATCCTCATGGCGTCATGTCTACACTTCGTGCCGTAGAGCCGGTCAAAAGGAAACGCCGATATGGCTTTACTTTGATTTTTGTGGAGCGTTCACACAAGCTGCCGATAATTTTCGAGGTCGGCTGACGAGGATAGGGGGGCTAGGTTGGTATCGACAGGTTTGGTCGGAGCGGAGCATTTACAAAGTCATGGCTGTCTCGGAGCATTGGGTTGAaggtgtttgttgtggttcttgtgttgttgtttttggcaACCTTCCCGCGCTAATGTTATCTTACCAAAACTGTATACTTTCTGGGAGGGTTGCGAGACCTCTTTTTCATTTTTCGGTTGTGGAGGAAATACCCCGGGGATGGAGAATGCTTGGTTGGCGGATGTGTGGAGTTGTCTGTGTCTTGATTGAATTCTCGCTTATTGTTTATGTCTACATGTCTATTCTTCTCTTTCCTGCACATCAAATCAAATTGAGAGCGGGGGGTGTTTTGCGACTTTGTTTTGCAAGGCTTTGAAAGAAAGATTATAGAGATCAGGAAATagggaaaaggaggattGGGAGGTGCGTGTTGGCAGTCGGTGAAAACGAGAGAAGGATGGGTAATGGCTTTGTGCGTTGTTGAGTGAGGAGCATGACACAATGCTCGGAACAGACGCAAGCAAAGGGTGGAGAGCAAGGAAAAGGCGTGCATAATTTGATCATGCTGGGAGGTGCCTTTGTCACTGACTACTGGCATTGCCGCCGACGATCGGCCCTGGCAACTGGAAAGCCGTTCCCTGGATTGCTCGTGGTGCGGCTTCGCCAGCAGGCAATGGAAAAGGTGCGGTTGCATATGATACGGCGACCGTCCACCTACCCAAGCATTTGTTACGTTATATAAGCACGCCGTGGTATGGGCTCTGACTTGGTATGGGAAAAAACCAGACCAGGCTCATGTCCACATACATatgaggcgaggaagaggaacatCCAACCGCCGCCCCCCTCTCAAGAAGCAGAGCGGAACTTATCTAGAAACTTGAGGATCAAAATTGTAAAACTCCAACAAACAACGGCCAAGCGCTCTACCTTCCCGTTCTCTGATCTTTGTTCCTGTGTTGTGTAACCCTTTTGGCAAGAACTTTCCATGTGCGATGCTGCTGCAGCTACCGCCCGAACCCTTTTAGTTTATTCTTCTAGAAGACGAACACGTTCCCACTGTTGAGAAGGTGCCACAAACGGCGGGATGCAGTTGTAGGACGAGAACTTCCTCGAGGCGGCAGGTGGCCGAGAGCAAAAGGGCAGGTATACAGAAGTACCGGTACTTGCGAGGTACAAGACCTTCCTTACCTGCCCTCTCTTTGTATCTGTGGACGAACTTTGACGCCATGGCCGGGGTGACCCCTAGCGATTAAGTTGTGTTGTAACGTGGGGATGTTTAGTCTCGGTGGCGGACTGCCCAGCCATGCATCGTCAACGGTTTTTGTTGAGttgtggtttttttcttcctcagGGGTAATAACGTTGGGTGTGCTGCCGACGTTTTAAATTATTACGGAGAATACAGGTTAGTTAACTGAGTGGAAAATGTATATATACATTGCAGTCATTTTGactgttcttcttctggaagaagggggggaatggTTGTCAAAACTGAGTGAACTGCGACagggggttgctgttgggatGACGCAGTTGCTTAGCTAGCGTTGTGTAACCAcacttttcttttcttctttttcttctttggcaTTGGGGGGTTTAATCGGGCCGGTTCGGGAGGTTGTCTTTCGGGAGCGGGccgggaaggggagggatggatggtggaATAATTTAACGAAAACTAAAAGTTTGTTGCTCGACGGTTTTCTCTTCGCCAGGTTGGTGTACAGCAGCAAAGCCTCTGGGCTACATGAACgttgccgaggacgagaagaagatgcgAGGCAGATGACTTGCTTTTTGGGTGACACCTGTCATACTTTGGTTGCTTGAGAAGAAACCGGCtgggatggaaggggggagggggggtggggcggagggagataccggaagagaaagaaggaggggacTGGGAGCTATACTCACTTGCTATGCAAAGGTTGAAATAGGCAGCTTTTTGCTCTTCCCGAGTGCCAGCCTGCCGGGAATGATCTGACGAGAAAAGCGAATGCTACTGTACGCGCAGGAAGCAGCACACATGCTTGC includes:
- a CDS encoding hypothetical protein (COG:S; EggNog:ENOG503NU9H); this translates as MLRELPPQQATSLPRPGQEQLPGKQHMERTADYSGLPSPYPSTVGDAQSEASSVDPATVASTTYSQQPEVRSATAYPAAGTPTSSEYSVYPPHSARSANGTFPDTHLQRSYHPASNHQGSSGGMAQTPTSPLPLQDGRSHHNPQQARSDSGVPIDPSIAAASPTTYSHPQYSPYAAPHQDMSHQYAHSGVYQTSRPDWATYQSPGGVMAGGHHAVFAPSASAAAQPRPNQVYSFVPIPGAQQHKRPRRRYEEIERMYKCGWNGCEKAYGTLNHLNAHVTMQGHGNKRTPEEFKEIRKEWKARKKEEEAQRKAEEERQRQAAASAAAAQGTADSSVADGAQPATTYSGSRAVQLPPIGYGPAQYPAPPSAGMQQPLSEYQSAAHVYPSYSPPTYGQTSQPMYNQHNGGQNNH